A single genomic interval of Saccharomyces kudriavzevii IFO 1802 strain IFO1802 genome assembly, chromosome: 3 harbors:
- the SKDI03G0540 gene encoding uncharacterized protein (similar to Saccharomyces cerevisiae YCL012C; ancestral locus Anc_1.407), protein MWDLFYLKLLFWILLLSLCIFMVHRKTKVAAKFRELRLRLQSRFNRRIRLNDSFADDLENGLHSSNFDIISENSNDTRGGLDDTSKNEIKEIMQNDSIDFDKARLLYMERKFGQNGIAPDGTPADPKAFTFDK, encoded by the exons ATGTGGGATCTTTTTTATCTCAAATTGCTATTCTGGATTTTGTTGCTGTCTTTATGCATCTTTATGGTACACCGGAAAACCAAAGTCG CCGCCAAATTCCGTGAGCTACGTCTAAGGCTACAGTCGCGCTTCAACAGGCGTATTCGTCTGAATGATTCCTTCGCAGATGATCTAGAAAATGGTCTCCATTCAAGCAATTTTGATATCATCTCAGAAAATAGTAATGATACGAGAGGTGGATTAGACGATACTTCCAAGAATGagatcaaagaaatcatgcAAAACGACAGTATAGATTTCGATAAAGCTAGATTACTGTACATGGAAAGAAAGTTCGGTCAAAATGGTATAGCTCCCGATGGGACTCCTGCGGACCCCAAGGCTTTCACCTTTGATAAATAG
- the GBP2 gene encoding single-stranded telomeric DNA-binding/mRNA-binding protein (similar to Saccharomyces cerevisiae GBP2 (YCL011C) and HRB1 (YNL004W); ancestral locus Anc_1.408) gives MERRLGMYGNDRSRSRSPVRRRLSDGRDRYNDYKDSNSSSGNSSRRHRGDRGSRFNDRYDDQDYGSGRYHDDRDWPPRRGGRGGRGGSRPFRGGRGGGRGRTLGPIVERDLEKQFDATSRNFENSIFVRNLTFNCTPEDLKELFGTVGEIVEADIITSKGHHRGMGTVEFTNNESVQDAISKFDGALFMDRKLMVRQDNPPPEAAKEFSKKATKEEIDNGFEVFIINLPYSINWQSLKDMFKECGHVLRADVEVDFNGFSRGFGSVIYPTKDEMIRAIDTFNGMEVEGRVLEVREGRFNKRKDNDRYDQNPEDLESIRIAEPDLAQDTTAHIDETAVRFTEGVSPGGDRNCFIYCSNLPFSTARSDLFDLFGPIGKINNAELKLQENGQPTGVAVVEYENLVDADFCIQKLNNYNYGGCSLQISYAKRD, from the coding sequence ATGGAAAGAAGGCTAGGAATGTACGGTAACGATAGAAGTAGATCGCGGTCACCTGTGCGTCGTCGTTTGAGCGATGGCAGGGACAGATATAACGATTATAAGGATAGTAATAGTAGCAGTGGCAATAGCAGTCGCCGTCACAGGGGCGATCGAGGCTCCCGTTTTAATGATCGTTACGACGACCAGGACTATGGCAGCGGCCGTTACCACGATGACAGGGATTGGCCTCCTCGCCGAGGAGGACGTGGtggaagaggaggaagcAGACCTTTCAGAGGGGGTCGTGGTGGCGGTAGGGGACGTACTTTAGGTCCCATTGTTGAGAGAGATCTAGAAAAGCAGTTTGACGCCACCAGTAggaattttgaaaacagcaTTTTTGTAAGAAACTTAACCTTCAATTGTACCCCTGAAGACCTCAAAGAACTCTTTGGCACAGTTGGTGAAATCGTGGAGGCAGATATTATTACATCTAAGGGCCATCATCGCGGCATGGGTACGGTAGAATTTACCAATAATGAATCTGTGCAAGACGCCATATCGAAATTCGATGGCGCACTTTTCATGGATCGTAAACTTATGGTAAGGCAGGATAATCCCCCACCTGAAGCCGCTAAagaattttctaaaaaGGCTACTAAAGAGGAAATAGATAACGGGTTCGAAGTATTCATTATTAATTTGCCGTACTCAATAAATTGGCAGTCTTTAAAGGACATGTTTAAAGAATGCGGACATGTTTTACGCGCCGATGTAGAAGTGGATTTCAATGGATTCTCCAGAGGGTTCGGATCCGTCATTTACCCCACAAAGGATGAAATGATCAGGGCCATCGACACATTCAACGGCATGGAAGTGGAAGGTAGAGTTTTGGAAGTTAGAGAAGGCCGTTTCAACAAGAGAAAGGACAATGATCGTTATGATCAGAACCCTGAAGATCTCGAAAGTATAAGAATCGCTGAACCGGATCTTGCGCAAGACACCACCGCCCACATCGATGAGACGGCGGTAAGATTCACTGAAGGTGTCAGCCCAGGTGGAGATAGAAACTGTTTCATTTATTGTAGTAATTTACCATTCTCAACGGCAAGAAGCGATTTGTTCGATTTGTTCGGACCGATCGGTAAAATCAATAACGCAGAATTGAAGCTACAGGAAAATGGCCAACCGACAGGTGTTGCTGTTGtagaatatgaaaatttAGTAGATGCAGATTTCtgtattcaaaaattaaataatTATAATTATGGTGGCTGTAGTTTACAGATCTCTTATGCCAAACGTGATTAG
- the SGF29 gene encoding Sgf29p (similar to Saccharomyces cerevisiae SGF29 (YCL010C); ancestral locus Anc_1.409) has product MDGYWDVVVSSLQDIYNANEVIPFDDDLQSKKANFFDMSEDQVQLHLTTFQEHMENVNRVHRILDNVRSNLSLMLNQPHEEKHEENAEDLEDVEEAATPTSSQGKKTVGKVGRSYWASEYNPNAPILVGSEVAYKPRRGNADGEWIQCEVLKIMADGTRFEVRDPEPDELGNSGKVFKCNWKELLLIPPGFPTKNYPPGTKVLARYPETTTFYPAIVIGTKRDGTCRLRFDGEEEVDKETEVTRRLVLPSPMVSANPAKK; this is encoded by the coding sequence ATGGACGGCTATTGGGATGTTGTGGTGTCATCCTTGCAAGACATTTACAATGCCAACGAGGTCATTCCCTTCGATGATGATTTGCAGTCCAAAAAAGCGAACTTCTTTGACATGTCGGAGGATCAGGTGCAATTGCATCTCACCACCTTCCAGGAACACATGGAAAACGTCAACAGAGTGCACCGTATCCTTGACAACGTGCGTTCCAATCTGTCTTTGATGCTGAATCAGCCGCACGAGGAAAAGCATGAGGAAAATGCGGAGGATCTAGAAGACGTAGAAGAGGCTGCCACACCAACATCCTCACAGGGCAAGAAGACCGTCGGGAAAGTGGGCAGATCGTACTGGGCTAGCGAGTACAACCCGAATGCTCCCATTCTGGTGGGCTCAGAGGTTGCCTATAAACCCAGAAGGGGCAATGCTGATGGCGAATGGATCCAGTGTGAAGTGCTAAAGATAATGGCCGATGGAACAAGGTTTGAGGTCAGAGACCCTGAACCAGATGAACTGGGCAATTCAGGCAAGGTGTTCAAATGCAACTGGAAAGAACTACTGCTGATTCCACCAGGTTTCCCCACTAAAAACTACCCGCCAGGCACTAAAGTCCTGGCAAGGTACCCTGAAACCACTACTTTTTATCCCGCAATCGTCATTGGAACCAAGAGAGACGGCACTTGCAGGCTTCGATTTGATGGCGAGGAAGAAGTGGATAAGGAGACAGAAGTAACCCGTCGTCTAGTGCTGCCGTCACCAATGGTCTCTGCTAATCCTGCCAAAAAGTAG
- the ILV6 gene encoding acetolactate synthase regulatory subunit (similar to Saccharomyces cerevisiae ILV6 (YCL009C); ancestral locus Anc_1.411), producing the protein MLRSLLQSGHRRVAASSCATMVRCSSSSTSALAYKQMHRHAKRPPLPILETPSWSANSAVSSIIYETPAPSRQPRKQHVLNCLVQNEPGVLSRISGTLAARGFNIDSLVVCNTEVKDLSRMTIVLQGQDGVIEQARRQIEDLVPVYAVLDYTNSEIIKRELVMARVSLLGTEYFEDLLLHHHTSTSAGGADSNELVAEIREKQFHPANLPASEVLRLKHEHLNDITNLTNNFGGRVVDISETSCIVELSAKPTRISAFLKLVEPFGVLECARSGMMALPRTPLKTSTEEAADEDEKINEIVDISQLPPG; encoded by the coding sequence ATGCTGAGATCGTTGTTGCAAAGTGGCCACCGCAGAGTGGCTGCTTCTTCGTGCGCCACCATGGTGCGTTGCAGTTCCTCGTCGACCTCCGCTTTGGCTTACAAGCAGATGCACAGACACGCAAAAAGGCCTCCCCTGCCCATCCTGGAGACCCCTTCCTGGAGTGCCAACAGTGCCGTGTCCTCGATCATCTACGAGACCCCAGCGCCTTCCCGTCAACCAAGAAAACAGCACGTCTTGAATTGTTTGGTGCAAAATGAGCCCGGTGTCCTGTCCAGGATCTCCGGGACCCTGGCTGCCAGAGGCTTCAACATCGACTCATTGGTCGTGTGCAACACCGAGGTCAAGGACCTAAGCAGAATGACCATCGTCTTGCAAGGACAAGACGGCGTCATCGAGCAAGCACGCAGACAGATCGAGGACCTAGTCCCCGTCTACGCCGTCCTGGACTACACCAACTCCGAGATCATCAAGAGAGAATTGGTCATGGCCAGAGTCTCGCTGTTAGGTACAGAATACTTCGAGGATCTACTATTGCACCATCACACTTCCACAAGCGCTGGCGGCGCCGATTCCAACGAATTGGTCGCGGAAATCAGAGAAAAGCAGTTCCACCCTGCCAACTTGCCTGCCAGTGAGGTGCTAAGGTTGAAGCACGAGCATTTGAACGACATCACTAACTTGACCAACAACTTCGGGGGTCGTGTCGTCGACATCAGCGAAACCAGCTGTATCGTGGAATTGTCCGCCAAGCCCACCCGTATTTCCGCCTTCTTGAAGTTGGTCGAGCCATTCGGTGTGCTAGAGTGTGCCAGAAGCGGCATGATGGCATTGCCAAGAACTCCCTTGAAGACAAGCACCGAGGAGGCCGctgatgaagacgaaaaaATCAACGAAATCGTCGACATCTCCCAATTGCCCCCTGGTTAA
- the STP22 gene encoding ubiquitin-binding ESCRT-I subunit protein STP22 (similar to Saccharomyces cerevisiae STP22 (YCL008C); ancestral locus Anc_1.412), which translates to MSPNGKISVPEGVVNWLFKVIQPIYEDGRRTFHDSLALLDRFHCLRPRTRVFTHPDGTPQLLLSLYGTIGSGGNASSPNCVPVIMWVPNLYPVKPPFISIDLENFDMNTISSSLPIQAYIDSNGWVALPILGRWDPATMNLTMIVQEFTSLLSEPSQDRVPSLPPKPNVQPSLERTTPPLPPKPNSPHVQPPLPPPPPPQPPSNTVDLMDIDNTDSSSTNHHEMLHNLQLVVNELYREDVDYVADKILTRQTIMQDSIARFHEMIAIDRNHLQAVEQAIAQTMRSLNAQIDVLTAERANVQQFSSASPLDGEDMSSIAVAQTEGLNQLYKLVAKDYALTDTIECLSRMLHRGTVPLDTFVKQGRELARQQFLVRWHIQRITSPLA; encoded by the coding sequence ATGTCTCCGAACGGCAAGATCTCTGTTCCCGAGGGAGTGGTCAATTGGCTGTTTAAGGTCATCCAGCCCATCTATGAAGACGGAAGAAGAACCTTCCACGATTCATTGGCGCTACTAGATCGATTTCATTGTTTGCGACCAAGAACAAGAGTGTTTACACACCCTGACGGCACTCCGCAACTACTGTTGTCCCTCTATGGTACCATAGGCAGTGGCGGGAACGCTTCGTCTCCAAACTGCGTGCCCGTGATCATGTGGGTGCCCAATTTGTACCCGGTAAAACCTCCCTTTATTAGTATAGACTTGGAAAACTTCGACATGAACACCATCAGTAGTTCCTTGCCCATTCAAGCGTACATCGACTCTAATGGCTGGGTCGCACTGCCCATACTTGGCCGCTGGGATCCTGCCACGATGAACCTCACAATGATCGTACAAGAGTTTACTAGTCTTTTGAGTGAACCGTCGCAAGATCGGGTGCCCAGTCTACCGCCAAAACCCAACGTACAGCCCTCACTGGAACGCACGACCCCCCCACTGCCACCAAAGCCCAACAGTCCGCACGTACAACCGCCATTGCCTCCGCCTCCACCACCGCAGCCGCCATCCAACACGGTCGACCTTATGGACATTGACAACACGGACAGCTCTTCCACCAACCATCACGAAATGCTACACAACTTACAATTAGTGGTCAACGAGCTGTACAGGGAGGACGTTGACTATGTGGCGGACAAGATACTGACGAGGCAGACCATCATGCAAGACTCGATTGCCAGATTCCACGAAATGATTGCCATTGACAGGAACCATCTACAGGCCGTCGAGCAGGCCATCGCGCAGACCATGCGCTCGCTAAATGCACAGATAGACGTCCTGACCGCGGAAAGGGCCAACGTCCAACAGTTCAGCTCAGCGTCGCCACTCGATGGCGAGGACATGAGCTCCATAGCCGTCGCACAAACGGAGGGACTCAATCAGTTGTACAAACTCGTCGCCAAGGACTACGCCCTCACGGACACCATCGAGTGCCTGTCCAGGATGCTGCACCGTGGCACAGTTCCCCTCGACACTTTTGTCAAGCAGGGACGTGAACTGGCACGCCAGCAGTTCCTTGTGCGATGGCACATCCAACGAATCACTTCACCGTTAGCGTGA
- the VMA9 gene encoding H(+)-transporting V0 sector ATPase subunit e (similar to Saccharomyces cerevisiae VMA9 (YCL005W-A); ancestral locus Anc_1.413) encodes MSSFYTVVGVFIVVSAMSVLFWIMAPKNNQTVWRSTVILTLAMMFLMWAITFLCQLHPLVAPRRSDLRPEFAE; translated from the exons ATGAGTAGTTT TTATACTGTTGTTGGTGTATTCATAGTGGTGAGTGCCATGTCCGTGTTGTTTTGGATAATGGCTCCAAAGAACAATCAAAC TGTTTGGAGGAGTACAGTGATTTTAACATTGGCcatgatgtttttgatgTGGGCCATCACGTTTCTATGCCAGCTCCATCCCTTGGTGGCTCCACGCCGGTCAGACCTGAGACCTGAGTTTGCAGAATGA
- the LDB16 gene encoding Ldb16p (similar to Saccharomyces cerevisiae LDB16 (YCL005W); ancestral locus Anc_1.414), whose translation MFIVDWSVHLCTRVMAPLFRALVELPLSIFVWNGFQLVALPINIPLKLFLGTSLSRLVAHTSTVDFYVVLTLLQYFAVLCAFGSIIGLIFGFVLGVFHSICGVPSVYISLEWKPWFVPVRTVFERISTTIVNVMQGQNIAPIPMSKSRPMPKPMHTANLNKKPFKDEVGVDDTTITHDNIGYMTPCQTPANEKIQHYNNDSFNTTTTDDEPTDIWDRSDTYQNSFATSETLMSLSNRAKLRKNISDVDIVNIKILRRNSR comes from the coding sequence ATGTTTATAGTGGACTGGAGCGTGCATTTATGCACAAGAGTGATGGCGCCCCTTTTCCGTGCCCTTGTGGAATTGCCTTTGTCGATTTTTGTATGGAATGGGTTCCAGCTTGTGGCATTGCCCATCAACATTCCATTGAAGTTATTTCTGGGTACGTCTCTGAGTCGTTTGGTCGCGCATACTAGTACTGTTGACTTCTATGTGGTCTTGACATTGTTGCAGTACTTTGCTGTGCTTTGTGCTTTCGGCAGTATTATAGGGCTTATCTTCGGATTCGTGTTGGGTGTGTTCCACTCTATCTGCGGGGTGCCCAGCGTATATATCAGTCTGGAATGGAAACCTTGGTTTGTACCGGTACGTACAGTGTTTGAACGTATCTCCACTACCATTGTCAACGTCATGCAAGGACAAAATATTGCTCCAATACCGATGTCCAAGTCCAGGCCGATGCCAAAGCCCATGCACACGGCAAACCTTAATAAGAAACCATTCAAAGACGAAGTGGGCGTTGATGATACGACTATAACACACGACAATATCGGTTATATGACTCCTTGCCAAACCCCTGCTAACGAAAAAATTCAGCATTATAATAATGATTCATTCAACACGACCACTACAGACGATGAACCCACTGATATTTGGGATAGGTCCGACACCTACCAAAACTCTTTTGCAACCAGTGAGACTTTGATGTCTCTTTCTAACAGAGCCAAACttcgaaaaaatattaGTGATGTGGACATCGTTAATATCAAGATTTTAAGAAGGAATTCAAGGTGA
- the PGS1 gene encoding CDP-diacylglycerol--glycerol-3-phosphate 3-phosphatidyltransferase (similar to Saccharomyces cerevisiae PGS1 (YCL004W); ancestral locus Anc_1.415), producing the protein MTACLLQLTRHNYRLLSRTFSKALTIQRQMSVASPSPISSYLSTINKSLQQNLQTCFHFQANEIDIIESPSHFYDLLKSKILSSQNRIFIASLYLGKSETELVDCIAQALSKNPNLKVSFLLDGLRGTRELPSTCSATLLSSLVAKYGSERVDCRLYKTPAYHGWKKVLVPRRFNEGLGLQHMKIYGFDNEVILSGANLSNDYFTNRQDRYYLFKSTKFSSYYFKLHQLISSFSYQIAMPKVDTNVDIIWPDSNPTVEPMKNRRKFLREASQLLDKFLQGSNQNFPITSTGQFTTIVYPISQFTPLFSKYNDKSTEKSTILSLLSNITNSAISWTFTAGYFNILPEIKAKLLATPVAEANVITASPFANGFYQSKGVSSNLPGAYLYLSKKFLQDVFKYKKENAITLREWQRGVVNKPNGWSYHAKGVWLSSRDKSDDDSWKPFITVVGSSNYTRRAYSLDLESNALIITKDEELKNKMKAELDNLLQYTKPVTLKDFQSDPERHVGAGVKIATSVLGKKL; encoded by the coding sequence ATGACGGCTTGTTTGCTCCAACTTACTCGTCATAATTACAGATTATTATCCCGAACTTTTTCGAAAGCCCTCACTATACAAAGGCAGATGTCCGTTGCAAGCCCCTCTCCAATTAGTAGCTATTTAAGTACAATTAACAAGTCTTTACAACAGAATTTACAGACAtgctttcattttcaagcAAACGAAATCGACATCATCGAATCTCCATCGCATTTTTACGACCTCTTAAAGTCGAAAATACTTAGTTCGCAGAACAGGATCTTCATTGCATCCTTGTATTTGGGCAAAAGTGAGACTGAATTGGTGGATTGTATAGCTCAGGCATTGTCCAAGAACCCCAATTTGAAAGTCTCCTTTTTGTTAGATGGTCTTCGTGGGACAAGGGAATTGCCTTCCACTTGTTCTGCTACTTTGCTATCGTCTTTAGTCGCCAAATATGGATCTGAAAGGGTAGACTGCCGACTATACAAGACTCCTGCTTATCATGGTTGGAAAAAAGTCCTGGTTCCCAGAAGATTCAATGAAGGTTTAGGCTTACAACATATGAAGATTTATGGATTTGATAATGAGGTCATTCTTTCAGGCGCCAACCTTTCAAACGACTATTTTACTAACAGACAGGACAGATATTATCTCTTCAAATCCACGAAATTTTCCAGTtattatttcaaattaCATCAACTCATAAGTTCCTTCAGTTATCAGATCGCAATGCCGAAAGTCGACACCAATGTTGATATTATTTGGCCTGATTCGAACCCCACAGTTGaaccaatgaaaaatagaaGGAAGTTCCTGAGGGAAGCATCTCAGTTACTTGACAAGTTTTTACAGGGCTCtaatcaaaattttccaatcACTTCAACCGGCCAATTTACCACTATAGTTTACCCAATTTCGCAATTCACCCCACTTTTCTCTAAATATAATGACAAATCGACAGAAAAATCAACGATATTGTCATTGCTATCGAATATAACAAATAGTGCCATATCTTGGACATTCACCGCAGGATACTTCAATATTCTTCCAGAAATAAAGGCTAAACTTCTAGCGACACCAGTTGCAGAGGCAAATGTGATAACGGCATCTCCCTTCGCAAACGGATTTTACCAATCAAAAGGTGTCTCATCAAACTTACCTGGTGCCTACTTATACTtatccaagaaatttttacaaGATGTCTttaaatacaaaaaagaaaatgccaTTACATTAAGAGAATGGCAAAGGGGCGTAGTAAATAAACCTAATGGTTGGTCATATCACGCGAAGGGTGTTTGGCTTTCTTCTCGTGATAAAAGCGACGATGATAGTTGGAAACCCTTCATCACAGTAGTAGGGTCTTCCAATTACACAAGAAGAGCGTATTCATTAGACTTAGAATCGAATGCTCTCATTATTACCAAAGATGAAGagctgaaaaataaaatgaaggcTGAATTGGATAATCTATTACAATACACGAAGCCTGTTACCTTGAAAGATTTTCAGTCGGACCCAGAAAGGCACGTTGGCGCTGGTGTTAAGATAGCCACTTCTGTTCTCGGCAAAAAACTTTAA
- the SKDI03G0630 gene encoding uncharacterized protein (similar to Saccharomyces cerevisiae YCL002C; ancestral locus Anc_1.416), whose translation MLVVILQGLASFLSIIAILYQKRYNKLHRSIYGLSYDLYLLDFVGNGLYLYCALHYRYSPLVREQLSKRFPLFYSLNDVNSIPISRFLILKDFCVFVCCLMILKQLYYYRPTKHIYQGISITSTLFLSAFLILGILTYGCSIYNLPLKNSGKFGVFYLDHINYLWVMANLVKSFKYVPQMSINWMGCSTVGLSSKFVLISFFAEFIDFLGRLIIPTSALFYEIPFNSTPFWVKLIQFVTLLIILCQVQYVYVGRKPRLPKGKL comes from the exons ATGCTTGTTGTTATTCTGCAGGGTCTGGCAAGTTTCTTATCA ATCATTGCCATACTCTACCAAAAGCGCTATAACAAACTCCATCGATCCATCTATGGTTTGTCATATGACTTGTATCTACTAGATTTTGTCGGTAATGGTCTGTATTTGTATTGTGCTTTACACTATCGTTATTCACCTCTTGTAAGAGAGCAGCTATCCAAAAGGTTCCcacttttttattcattgaatgATGTCAATAGCATACCTATATCCAGGTTCCTCATTTTGAAGGATTTTTGTGTTTTTGTTTGCTGCTTAATGATTCTGAAGCAACTGTACTATTATAGACCAACTAAACATATTTACCAGGGCATTTCAATTACTTCTACCCTGTTTTTAAGTGCCTTCCTTATTTTAGGCATACTAACATATGGATGTTCTATCTACAATTTACCGCTGAAGAATTCAGGTAAATTCGGTGTTTTTTATCTGGACCACATAAATTATCTATGGGTGATGGCAAATTTGGTTAAAAGTTTCAAGTACGTTCCTCAAATGAGTATTAATTGGATGGGGTGCTCAACAGTGGGGCTGTCCTCAAAGTTTGTTCtgatatcattttttgcGGAATTTATCGATTTTCTAGGTAGATTGATAATACCGACTAGCGCTCTATTTTATGAAATTCCCTTCAATTCAACGCCTTTTTGGGTAAAATTGATACAATTTGTCACTTTATTGATTATACTTTGCCAAGTCCAATATGTTTACGTAGGAAGGAAACCACGGTTACCAAAAGGGAAACTATAA
- the RER1 gene encoding protein retrieval receptor (similar to Saccharomyces cerevisiae RER1 (YCL001W); ancestral locus Anc_1.417), with the protein MDYDSSDTVNDGSSNSLVAKMNTAKLLYQHYLDKVTPHAKWRWTVLGGLLCLFMLRITMAEGWYVICYGLGLFLLNQFLAFLTPKFDMSLQQDEENNELEAGEKSEEFRPFIRRLPEFKFWYNSIRATVISLVLSLFSIFDIPVFWPILLMYFILLFFLTMRRQIQHMMKYRYIPLDIGKKKYSHPSN; encoded by the coding sequence atggaTTACGATAGCTCTGATACGGTGAACGATGGTTCTAGCAACTCCTTAGTTGCTAAGATGAACACAGCTAAACTATTATATCAACACTATTTAGACAAAGTCACTCCTCACGCTAAGTGGAGATGGACTGTGTTGGGTGGTTTGTTGTGTCTATTTATGTTGCGTATTACAATGGCTGAAGGTTGGTATGTGATTTGTTATGGTCTCGGTTTATTTCTGTTAAATCAATTTTTAGCATTTTTGACACCAAAATTCGATATGTCCTTAcaacaagatgaagaaaacaatgaacTGGAAGCTGGAGAAAAATCAGAAGAATTCCGCCCATTCATCAGAAGACTGCcagaattcaaattttggtACAACAGCATCAGAGCTACTGTCATTTCCCTAGTActgtcattattttcaatctTCGATATTCCAGTATTTTGGCCAATACTATTAATGTACTTTATcttattattctttttaaCTATGAGAAGACAAATTCAGCACATGATGaaatatagatatatacCTTTGGATATTGGTaagaagaaatattcaCATCCTTCTAACTGA
- the SKDI03G0650 gene encoding uncharacterized protein (similar to Saccharomyces cerevisiae DOM34 (YNL001W) and YCL001W-B; ancestral locus Anc_1.418), protein MKEEYLRYKGITVTDDTSSTSTNVPLGKFLSFSITYGHQITTFMRHFNKYAKKLSKEAVESQTESDTAAVVLQEGTSHVCLLTPSSTILRQRIEISMPKKKDEIDVDKFNRKTEVFYRATYDAVVKNFNFTEPRMIILCSPGFYARALMKKILRYAEKEQIIQFYRIKKCL, encoded by the coding sequence ATGAAGGAAGAATATTTGCGTTACAAGGGCATTACTGTCACCGATGATACGAGTAGTACAAGCACGAATGTCCCTTTGGGTAAATTTCTCAGCTTTAGCATTACCTATGGACATCAAATTACAACCTTCATGCGCCACTTCAATAAATATGCCAAgaaactttcaaaagaagcCGTAGAGTCCCAAACGGAATCAGACACTGCTGCGGTGGTGCTACAAGAAGGAACCTCCCACGTTTGCTTATTGACACCTTCCTCGACAATCTTAAGGCAGAGAATCGAAATTTCGATgccaaaaaagaaagacgAAATTGatgttgataaatttaaTCGGAAAACTGAAGTATTCTATAGAGCAACTTATGATGCAGTGGTTAAAAACTTCAATTTTACTGAGCCGAGAATGATCATATTGTGCTCGCCTGGTTTTTACGCAAGAGCactaatgaaaaaaatcctaAGGTATGCAgagaaagaacaaataaTTCAGTTTTACAGAATCAAGAAGTGTTTATAA
- the SKDI03G0660 gene encoding uncharacterized protein has translation MNPIPTLPITDRVLKSDDIKKRERFLDLIEKIEQNTGEVFVLSILQSYGEELEILAGSACILKYPIPNLDEILEDDGNMQDSN, from the coding sequence ATGAACCCAATACCTACGCTACCTATTACAGATAGGGTGTTGAAAAGTGACGATATAAAAAAGCGTGAAAGATTCCTTGACTTGATAGAGAAAATTGAGCAGAATACCGGAGAAGTATTTGTTTTAAGTATTTTACAAAGTTATGGCGAAGAGCTTGAGATACTAGCGGGTTCAGCTTGTATTCTCAAATATCCAATTCCAAACCTTGACGAAATTCTCGAAGATGACGGAAATATGCAAGATTCTAACTGA